A region of the Lagopus muta isolate bLagMut1 chromosome 2, bLagMut1 primary, whole genome shotgun sequence genome:
AATTGTGCTGAGGACTTGACTGTGATGGTGTGCTCCCCAAACCCAACCTAACCTTTATTTCCCATAGCCCTGCTCCAGCAATAACCACCAGTGGTGATCATATTAGCTGCATCTGGCTCAAAGTGGATTTTGGGTGAACATGACAACACAGTAGCCAAAAGCTTATTTATAGTTATGTGCCCACCTTGCCACAGCACCAGTCAATGTCCAACTCAAACCAGTTTTGGGTGAAAGCCCAACTCATGCCAAATTTACAGACAACAAACTTCTGTAGTTGATCTGTAAATATGACTATGGATCAGTCCTCTAATGCCATAAATAGTGAGTAGTCCCAAGAGCCCTTTGAGCTCTCCTCTACGACAGCAGGTTGCACAACAGGATCTCCCCTCAAATATGGATGTCTCTTGAgattatattttcttcacagattCCTTATGTCTTGAGTTGAAGAGGTTCCTTGATGCTACAGAACCTCAATAAGTGACTAAAGCTTGCTGAACTTAGTAAGCTTTGCTAAGATTATACCTTAAATTAATTGTACATATACAATCCTTTGGATTTAAACCATTGACCAAGTCTGGGACTAGGAGTAGACTGGGCAGATACTAGGCTTCTCACCTCTCTGTTTGAATAGGTGTACACTCTGCACATGGAGACTCAACAGGAGTTTCCTGGACAAATGTGTTTAGCTCTGTACAGTAAATAACCAAGTGTAGCTTGCCATCTTGAATCTTGTTAAGTTGCTGCCTTGTTTATGACTAAGTTGTGTTCCATCACTATTTTATATCAATAAATATACTGCTGGTTGAAGGGTATGAGCATAATGAGTATAATCACGATGCTGACCCAACTTAAAAATTTGTTGATAAGGTATTTTTTACTGTAGACAAGCCCCTGAATTCTTAACCTCTCTAAACAGCTGGTACAACATGAATAGTaaaagccatgaaaaaaaataacggatttattttttttatatagacTGCAGCTACTAAATGCCAAACTTAGTATATGATAGGCAGAGTGATAAATGCATTGACATCAGTGGGCAGTCCCTGCCACTTGTATCTGAAAGAAGTATGAGGTTTGAGAATTTTATCCTTATCATATTACAGCCAGTAGTGGTTtgtggagaggctgagaaacGTTTAAGGATCCTCACAAAAGGCCCTGGGAGCAGCATATATTTGGGACATTTCAATAGCTGTCTGCCATGCCTTGAGAAGTCTATAATTCTTGCCTATGTCGAAATACAGGAGGTGTGGGAAGATTAAAACAAATCAGACCTTGATTCCTCTTAAATTGATCCAGGCCACTCCTTGTTTGGTCTTTGCAATTTGCATCTAATTTGGAGAAAATCGCCTCTGTCTTAGGTAGTGAATAAGGAGCTTGGGAGCCAGAGAGAGGGATGTGGGTGCCAGAGCTGGATCTCAGGGAGCAATGCACCAcattctgcagctcttctgggGCTGGCTGAGGTCACAGGAGATTTTGATAGGAGCCTGAGTACACACccactgctttcttttatgGTTGTAAAATGATAAAATGCTAATTTACAGATGTGTGAAACTATCATTAggttgtttctgtttcctttaaagtttttctttattGGCTCTTCAGCATGCTGATGCCTCAGAGCAGATGGACACACAAGCACAGTCAGGAAATCTGCCTGAAAATGGCAAAGAAGGAGTTGGAGAAACATTCATTATTAAGTTGTTTGGCATTCATCGAAAAGCTTATCTCTGGCTAATTGTTACacaattaaaaggaaattaattaagATTATCTCCTCATAGGTGTAAAAGGTGCCTGTCTACTCAGATAATTAAGCTTTTAAGTACAACAGTCCCCATTTTTTTAAGGACTCTTAAATTCCACTGCAATATTTTACGACATCTTTATTGTTGCAGAGCAGAATAAAAATCAGGCCAGTGCAGAACATGACTGTGGACAGTCTGGCACTAGATATAACATGGGGTGTAGGAGATGATGATTCAGCCTCAGAAGAAATCTGTTtgataaaatcaattttatatATGATGGGGTAAAAGGCAAGCAAACACTACAGAGGGACAAATCAGCACTGAGAAGCATTGGGCTGGGAATTGGCAATGGTACTGGGAAGTATTGGCACtgggatggggagaaaaaaaaacagaggaattTATTAGTCTTGTGTAAACTGATCATTCCAACTAATTTTTCTTGGTTTACAGAAGCATGTGAAAGAAGTTTAAGCCAAATGTATACATTCCTACCAAACAGCAGGCAAAAATGCATGAGAAATCAACACGTTCGCCTAATGTAGCGACCAAAATCAGAAGTttgagaattaaaaatacaacttCATTATGGTATTATATTCCCAATCTTTGTAAACTCACTGTAGCTTCCCTTTCTAATTAGCTAAACCAATTAGGTTTAACTGAGGATCAGAAGGTTTTATCTACCATGCAATTTCAGCTATTTGtgaatgcatttcagaaagtcAAGCTGTCCTTCCATTTAGTGCATTAGATTTTCATCAAGATCATATTTGAATGCTACGGTACATGCCCTATTTTTGCCAATACATTCATGTGTGCTTGCTTAGTATGATGTTGGTAGCCATTGCAGAGCCTACAAGTCTTGGTTAATAACATGCTTAGTgtgaaaaagaggagaaagttgATATACTTAGAATAGTGTGCAGGATGTTAAATTTCATTTGcatattttgaaacattaaTGTTTGTGAATGGTGTTATTCAGTGACAATGTTCTTGCATTGAGCATGTTTTTGCATTTGTGATATATGCCAaacagtgctttgctgaaagcTGTCAGGCGAATTAAAAACATAGAACTCCCTCATCATACCTCAAGAAAGCATGGAAAGAAATGCCTTGAAGAGATTACACTGTCAGAATTCTCTCTTAATGTTTTAGAATTTATGGGATTTGCTATATTGCTGTACCTACATATATAAGATATAAAGTCCTTATATCAAGCCCATTGAGCTGTAAATTTTCTAACTCTTTTAGAACCTTTGCAGTTTGTTCTTGGGAATAACTAGTTGGAAATAACTAAAAAGGTGCAGGCAAAATGAagtgtaaattaaaatatattcacatAAACATAGCCTTGTAAATAGGAAGTGTGGGATTAGGCTCATCGTGTTGTTTATAACACCTGATGCATTTTGAAAGATGTAACTGATCTTACCAGTCCTTGGAGTGCATTGTAGATGTATTATGAACAGTATCATCCTATCTCCTGCTGGTTTATGGAAGCTTAACTCCTTGTTGAAGgcattatttaaaaagtagTGATCCTTCTTGCAGATATGTTGTTCAGGTgaatatacattttctttcatctctttcacAGAGGACCGTTGCTATATTAATACATGTACAATACAGTTTTCTTGAATTTGGGGAAGAAACATTCCATTGTGCAGCCTGGGGAGATCCCAGGTGAGGGACAATCCTCAGTTCCATGAAGGATTTTTCAACCCCACCCCGCTTAAAACGATTTTGACATTTCTGCATCCACACCCAACTTAACAATTCTCAGAAGGCTACCCATGTTTTCAGGATATCCAGTAATAGCATACTGAATGATGCTTATTCAAAATGTGAACTTTCAGAATGGCCCATCCAGAGGAGTGCCACATTAATAACCAAAGGCGTGGAACATCTCCCTACgtggacaggctgagagagcaggggtggctcagcctggagaagagaaggctccaagatGACTCATGTGCTTATGTTGAATGGGAACGTGTGTAATCAGCTCTGGACATGGCTGTTGTCAGTTTGTGAAGACACCCAGCTGCCTCAGGTCTCGCTCTCAGCTTCTTATACAGGAGCACAATGGATGTGCACATTCAACAGCATGTGCTGTGTCTTACTTTCATCTTCAGCTACCTGGCTCACAAAAGCCTTTGTGGTTTTGACAGTCATGCTACGGAAGTCAAGACAGCATCCACTAGCTTGAGTTCCTTCTTGAAGAAGAAGGTTTAATTGTTTTGGCACGATCAGCCTGAGACAAAGCCATGCTGGTATTTTGCACTCTACAGATTACAAAATGGCTGGTAAAATATTTACTCCACTATCTTCTTGAATATCTAAAATTTATTTATCAACCTTTTGGTCCCTGGGTCATCACATGTGGAATTTGTGAGGGCTGATTTTTGCCTTACTGCCCTACTTTTGTTTCCTATTGTGAGCAGTTGAGAAATTGTATATTGTTCTATGGATCATGATGGAAGGAAATAGATTTCTACACACTTTACAGAGTGTAAATCGCCTTTTGTAGGAGTGGGGTGTACCCATTCCCATGATTGCTACCCTGGATTAGCTAATGCATTGTCAGCATTCTTATGTGGATCCGTGCTAATGATCTGAGAGTGCAGGTAGTCATGTACAGTGCTCACACACATATCCCAGCATGGCTTAATTTCCTGGTAGAGGGATGCCCAGACAAGAAGAAGGGCAGAAGTGATGGagatgaatgagaaaaaaacaatgcacacacacaaaaaggctgaacaacaaaacaatgagCCCTTTGAATTGTGAAACCAGGTTTTTAAGTGTGAGCTCACCATTCAGTGCTAGCAGGAATGCCACTGAAATTAATGAGTATTTAAATTAATGGATACTGAAATTGGCACTGCAGCGTGTGAATCAGGAATGTGTGCTGAAATTATTATTCTGAAGTCTTTGGGAATTGAAATCTGAATTATGAAAGCAGCCTCCTTACTAACAGAGCACTGAAAGGAGAAACCACTGTAGGCTAAAACTAAAATAACATGTTGTCCTCTTGCTAGCTGCACAGCAGAACATTTGCTTCTCAGAGGTAACAAAAGTGAGTACTGCATGTTATTTGTGCTGATGACTGTTCTCTCTGAAAGAGATCCTGAAGGAAAGCTGTTTGCCTGACTGCTGTTTTTGCTGAGGAAATCTCCCTCCTCACCTgatctgtttctgctgctgttgttaaGGAGTCAGACTCCTCAAAATGACATGTTGATCAAGTCAAAAAGTTGGTGGAAGTGATGTTTTTCATGATaataagaaagaataaaaattaaagtggATTGATGAGGAAGGAATGAACACTGACGACTGAAATGCTAAAAGCAGTcgttcaaataaaaaaaaaaaaagaaattggaaccgtaactgtgttttcaaaagcaagatTTCCAAACACAAAATCCATTCTCcttggaaatttatttttttgtgaattaaatcattttctcaggctattttttttttttttttagaagagagCAGATTTAGTTGTCTGCATTTGTGCTAAGTGTAATCATACCATAAGGAGGATCATTTATTTAGATGAAtgacacctttttttttttttttttttttttaacaaatatatGCAACTGAGTATTTTATGTAGGTCAGCAAAAACACAGATTAGAACACAGAACAGTACTGTAATGCTAGTGGAAATCCTCTGCTCtcctaattattatttttatttttgagaattACATGTTCTCAGGTAATCCCATTTATCTTCTTGTCCAATTAACAGTACCAGAGTTTACATCATCTGTCAGGTTAAGATTAGTCATATTACTACACCAAGAACATATGAAACATATGGAACTTTCTGGAACAGACATTTAATTAGTTAGACATTTAACTCCTTAGACAACAGTTTGGGAAAAGAAAGGTGTGAGAAGCTGATCGCTGTGTCCGATACCCAAATGCCAACTTTCACTTAACACCTCCACTACACTTCCACAGCATTATGTGAATAAAATACAAGCACGACCTTCAGATCTTCCTTATGAGTATCACTGGCCAGAATTCAGTCTTTCTGCATGCATGGAAAGGTAGGGTAGACTCTGTTTTTGTGAAAGAAATTACTTAAGGAGATGGATGTCTGTGAAGGGAAGAGTTGGtcatattatttcattttggcaTCTGCAGGAGGCAAGGCAGTTTGTCTTGATAAAGCTGTGGTCACATCCATATCTCTTTGCCATTTCCGGACAGTTGTAGTAAACATCACGAAACTTGCAAGGATTGgctgaaaatgcatttgtataCAAAATTAATCATAAATTGGAGATGAGAAACTAGAATACTTCCTTTCAGAATACTTCTTTTCATTGTCATTTTTGTGCCCTTCAGTAATTCCtctttgttgctattttttccacaacCAAATCCCAATTTTTTGACCAGTATATTTATAGCATCCCTAACTGTTTCCTAGAAAGTTTGTCACTGAAATTTCAAAGCGTTTTGGAACTTTattgtggaatcatagaattatttgagcaggaagggacctctgaaggccatctagtccatctgtcctgcagtgcacaggatcaccacagctacatcaggtaGCCCAGGGCCtgatgcagcctcaccttgaaagtctccagggtcAGGGCATCAATGACAACACTAgatagcctgttccagtgcctcaccaccctcactttAAAGGAATTTTTGCTTATATCCAACCAAAATCTATCCTCTTTTagcttgaaaacatttcccctttttctatcacaacagactctgctgtAGAGCCTgtcttcttctttcttgctttgtaCGACAGCTCCTGATGAGAATTAGGCCTATTACACAACAGAAGCTAGGCTAAGTTGTCTTATATTAATGACTCAGaccatctgcttttgttttctgatgtaGTTCTTAAAACTCAaatttgctcaaaaaaaaaaaaaaaaaaaaaaaaagctggtatCTCTTCAAACATGTTGCTATTGGTACCTGATCTGCCACCACTGCTTTAAagaggaggaaacaaaaagaacccCCTCCTTCTCTGGTTTCATTGATTCAAAGGtaagaacattttcctttgaCTATGGAAAAACAGGTAGACAACAGCAGGAAATGTGGAGCTCAGATTTCTGTGCTACCATTGGTATAAATGCATCTCTGATCTCATTGCAGTCAATGAGCCCTCATTCACTAGGACTTCTACATCAGAGTTTCTGTATGGAGACCCAGGCATTGTCATCTTTAATGGAGGTATGTGGATTGTATGAATATCTTCATCTATTCTTATGAGTCCAAGAAACTGGGTGTCTCTGTGTCCCATAACACTAAGTAATGTCTTGCATTAGTCCACCCCTCTCACAGACTCCTTTTTTGGTTTCACAGCACAGGTTGTTCTACTTTGGCAAAGCACCTGACAcggtgaatcatagaatggtttgggtttgaagggacctaTAAGATCACCTAATTCCACCCCCCTGCTAcagacagggacacctccctctagaagTTTGGGACTACAATTGTTCTTCCATAAAACAACTGATAAATAATAATCACACAGCAATCTAGACAGCATGACAGTCATAACCTCTCTTTTGGGCTGGTATTCAATCATATCACTTTAAAACTTCCCATTGGGATCAACTGACatattttttacaattttaCCTTGGCCACAATTAAAGCACTTGAAACTTACTGCATAATCCGTTGTCACAAGAATCAGGGCAGTCACCACAGGGTTGTCCTTCTTTGTAGGGTGTTTCAATTGAACCCATTATATTCCCTCTGAAACATAAACATTGCCAATATAAACAATAAACTCACTATAACATACCTGAGATTAACATATAATTATATAGATAAATACATATCTTAATGTATGATCAATCAATTGTAACTATAGAACAAACAATGTTTGTATATGAAAACATGaatgtgaaaattaatttttggcAAAGTTCATGAAATCTTACTCTCTTTTAAAGCCCCCACTGGTGTTCTTGGTGTCATTGAtagtaaatatatttacattccTTCGTGAACTAAGATTTCAAGTAGAAtgaggaaattatttctttgtgatttaTTATTGTAAGAATTAGGGATAAGGGGCAAATTAAATTCAATCGTAAATTGTTCTCTGCATTAcatgttttacattttcatagaatcacagaatggcctgggttcaaaggcccacagtgctcatccaggtccaaccccctgctgtgtgcaggtcaccaaccagcagcccaggctgcccagagccacatccagcctggccttgaatgcctgcagggatggggcatccacagcctccttgggcaacctgtgccactgcctcaccaccctcggggggaaaaacttcctcctcatatccaacctaaacctcccttgtctcagttcaaaaccattccccttgtcctatcactatccaacTGTACAAGCTATATTGTTGTGCATATTCCTAATACACTCCTTAGACCTGTTCCTCAGCTGTGAGTGTTGCCCTGTGTTGCAGATTTCAACATCTCCTGAATTATTTTGATGATGTAACAAGAAGTTCCAGTAGCGGAATCAATACGTACGCAGGGCAGTAATGGCACACATAAAAGTACTTGAATGTCCTTTCAGGACAATAGGCGACTGCACACCCAACTTTGTAAGAATTGTACCAAACTACCTGCAgatataagaagaaaaacaacgagagaatgaaaaacaaatacatttggAAGTCATTAAACTCAATTATGCATTAAGGAAACAGTTGCAACTGTTAAGtcaatttattaattaaaatttattaaaatattagtcCCATCTTTCTGGAAAAACATGctctcctgctctcctccttGAATCAAAGTTCATCTGGAATAATGATAATTTATAAtcattataataataatttatcaCGTTTTTACAACTTCTAAATTAAATTGTCTTAATAAAgtaaattttcatttaagtaaAAGTGTTAAGAAAATTGAACCAAGGTATAAAACTTTGTACTCTGTTACTGTAGAAATTTTCATGTTCATTGGTATAACTCTCATATCTCTAATGTACTTACTGCTTTTAGGGATAATGAGAGCATAAATGTTTCTTGGCTGACAGGAATATTTACTTCTTTAGAATGGAATACCCAGAAGCTGCTTCTACCTGAGTGTAATGGCCAATCACAgcatttgctgttgttgctcCAGTTCCATATTTGAAATCTTTCTCCTCATTGTACCAAGCCTGAATGGAATCTGACCATGAGGAAGGGGCAGTTGACATGTAGAGATTTTCGCCACATGGTTcacctgaaaagagaaaagtactgagaaatgcagaaaacacagaTGTGTAAGAGCCAGTCGAAGTTGCTGTAATTTTCCTGGCATCTCTCATCCCCATTGAGAcagcaggaattttttttctggttccaCAACACCAACTTTAATCAATGCTGATGCTGTCACTTGACCAGTTTGCAGCACGGCCAACCTGTTTGGCTGGGTTGGTGACAGACTTCTGTGTGTCTATAGATACACCTGTATACATGTACCACGGATTGATGACTGATTTTGATATTTGGAAGGTGGATGGCAACCTGAGTCATGATTCAAGTCACAGCCCCATAAAAACAGGACAATCCCAACAATTCAAAACTTATTTCTAGCACACAGAAAGTTGTTGGCAGTGTCAAGTGATTTCActtattggtttttttttcaagtctggTGCCCTGATCAACTTTTCTGCATGCGCGACAGCTCTCATCTGAGGCTCACCTCCATGAGAACCAATGgattctattttgttttggaagaaagCATGGTAACTGCAAGTCAGTCCACACTGTATAGAGTATAGACAGAAATCAACAGCAAACATATC
Encoded here:
- the LOC125688850 gene encoding cysteine-rich venom protein-like; translation: MILPAILLCLAAVLCPSAGEDLSYVPLPLLTASSSQQMPEASLALSTNRTDQQKLIVDKHNALRRRVSPPASNMLRMEWSPQAAANAQNWANRCSLSHSPPNQREIGEPCGENLYMSTAPSSWSDSIQAWYNEEKDFKYGTGATTANAVIGHYTQVVWYNSYKVGCAVAYCPERTFKYFYVCHYCPAGNIMGSIETPYKEGQPCGDCPDSCDNGLCTNPCKFRDVYYNCPEMAKRYGCDHSFIKTNCLASCRCQNEII